The Gemmatimonadales bacterium genomic interval ACCCGGCGCCTGCGGCCGCTGGAGGTGGAAGGAGAGACGATCCACCAGGTCGGTTTCCCCTGGCATTTCGGCTACGAAGGCCTGGTTCAAGGCAGCTCGGCCAACGACCTGGTGGCTCTGGTGGCGGAGCCGAACGTGTCGATCCCCGAGTTCAAGGCGCTCACCTGCAACATCCGCCGCGGCCGGGCGCGTTCATGAGCAACCCGGCCGCGGGAGTCCAGCACGATGTGGCCGCCTGGGATCAACACGGCGACACACTTGCCGATCAGGCCCGGCAGACGGCAGGAACCCAGATCACGCCCGGCCGAGCCTACGGCTTCTTCACCGACACCACGCTCTGCATCGGGTGCAAGGCCTGCGAGGTGGCCTGCAAGCAGTGGAACCAGCTCCCCGCCGATGACATCCACTTCTCCGGAGCCAGTTACGACAACACCCGCCAGCTCTCGGCTACGACTTGGCGTCACGTCACCTTCATCGAACAGTTCGACCGGGAGCGATTCGCGGGGCTGGAGGCGCCCGAGGTCCGGCCTGGAGCGCTGCCCGAAGGTGAGCAGTGGGCCCAGCCTGGGCAGCGATGGATCTTTCTCTCCGACGTCTGCAAGCACTGCGTCGACGCGCCTTGCCTCGAGGCGTGCCCCACGGGCTCCATCGTCCGCACCGAGTTCGACACGGTGTACGTGCAGCAGGATGTCTGCAACGGTTGCGGATACTGCGTGCCCGCCTGCCCGTTCGGGGTGGTCCAGGTCGATCGCGAGCGCGACGGCAAGGCGCATAAGTGCACACTCTGCTATGACCGGCTCAAGGATGGCATGGAGCCGGCCTGCGCCAAGGCCTGTCCCACGGACTCGATCCAGTTCGGCCCGGTCGACGAGCTGCTGGAGCGAGCACGCGAGCGGGCCGAGCAGCTGCGCGAGCGCGGCATCCCGGGCTACCTCTACGGCTCCGGCGGGCCGTTGGAGGAAGAGTGCGACACCAGCGCGATCTCCGGGCTCAACTGCTTCTTCCTGCTGATCGACCGGCCGGAGGTGTACAATCTGCCGCCGGCTCCGAAGCGGCCGTCCTCCAGCATCGGCGGGGGACTCCTCGCGCTCACGGCCGCGGCACTGGCGCTCACGGCATCGACGTTCCTTGCGTTCCGGGATGGCAACCGGTGAGCCGGCTCCCGATCGCCGGGCCGATTCCGATGGCCCAACGGGAGGGCCGCGCCTCTCCCTCGGCGCACCGACGCGGGGGCACGCTGCACCTGGAAGACCAGGGCTCTCAGCCGGCACCTCCGGTCAAAGGCGCGACCTGGGAGTGGTACATCCCGATCTATTTCTGGCTGGGCGGGATCTCGGGCGGCGCATGGCTGATGACTGCCGCGGAGGATCTTGCCGGCGGCCGGGACCGTCGCGTCATTCGCGCGGCCCGGTATGTCGCGCTGGGAAGCCTGCTCGGCGGGACGGCGCTGCTCATCGCGGACCTGGGGCGGCCGGACCGATTCCTCAACATGCTCCGGGTGTTCCGGCGCCGGTCGACGATGAGTCTGGGAGCATGGGGCCTCACACTGTACGGAGGCCTGGCCGGCGCGGCCGCCCTGCTCCAGGTGGCGGAGGACGGATGGCTGGGGAACTGGCCAATGCTCTCGAGGATGTCTCGGGGAGCGCCCGGGCGGGTGCTCCACGCCCTCGGACTGCCGCCGGCGCTCTTCGTGGGCGGATACACCGGCGTGCTGCTCGGCGCCACCAATACGCCGAGTTGGGCGCGCCGAGCCAGGCTGCTGGGGCCGCTGTTCCTTTCGTCCGCGGTCTCCAGCGGCGCGGCCGCCGTCTCCGCCGCCGTGGAGCTCGCTGGTGGGGTACGGCGACGTACCCGGCGGCGGCTGGCGCGAGCGGAACGGGCGGCACTGGCGAGTGAGCTGGCGCTCACTATCGTGAGCGAGCGGGAGGCACACCGACTGGTGTCAGCCCACCACGAGCCAGGCGTACTCCGGCCGGCCCGCGGTCTCATGCTCGCCGCGGGCATGGCGGCGCCGCTGGCGCTCGCCATGACCGAGCATCGCGGCAAGACGCGCCGCCGCAAGGCGGGACTCGCCTCCGCCGCCCTGGCGCTGGCCGGGAGTCTGGGGCTCCGGTACCTCACCACCTACGAAGGCTACCGCTCCGCCCGTACTCCGGACGATACCTGGCGCCACACCGCGCGCCTCCCGCCACGAGACCACGAATGACGGACGAGGTGCGGGGCAAGCTCACCATCGCGCAGGACGATCGGATCCGGCTGATCGACCGGGAGGGGCGGGGCTATCTCTTCGTGGTCCGGCGAGGCCGGGCGAGCCTGCGCGAGCTCGAGCGTTGGCGGGACCAAGGCACCCAGCTCCGGGTGCGCTATCGGGGCGTTCCCGACGCCGGCGCGACCGCGGATCTGATCGAGCCCATCGTGTCCGATCCGAAGCCTTAGGTGGTGGAGCGGCCTGCGCGGGTACGAGACTCCCCGGCCTCGCGCTCGCTCTTTGAGCCGCGCTGCTCCTCCGAGCTCTCGCCGCTGATCAGGTCCGAGATCTTCTGGCCGATCCCCTGCCGAACCCGAAGCTGGTTGTGGACGTCGATGACGCCCGAGACGCGCTCGGCGAGGTCTTCGGCGAGCCGCTTGGCGTGCCGATCCTCGACCATGCCGGTGAGCGTGACTTCGCTGTTCTCCACCCGAACCTCGACGTCGGACGCGTCGACGTCGGGACTCCGGGTCAACTCTTCGTTGACGTCCTCGCGGATCCGCTCATCAGAGCGCTTATATCCCTTGGGCCCCCTGCCAACGTGAGAGCCGCGCTGATAGCTCCCTTGCTGACCCGAGTAGGTGCCACCGATGCCGCTCTGGCCCTCGTAACTCCGGCCGAATTCGCGACCCTGCGAGCCGTAGCCACCCTGCCCGTACTGCCCTTGGCCATAGCCGCCCTGGCCGTACCCACCACCCTGGAAGCCCTGGAACCCCGTCTGACCCGGGCTCCAGTGCTGCCCACCCTGATACCCGTAGCCAGGCGGCCCGTAACTGCCTTGGCCATAACCACCTTGATAGTCACCGTAAGCCTGGCCACCACCCTGCCACTGCTCTTCCCGCTCACCGGGTTTTCGGAACGAGCCGCCTTGTCCTCGGCTCCCGTAGGTGTAGTCGTCGCGATTCATACTACCACTCCTTCTTTCTGCTCGGGTTACACCAATCGCAGTCGAGATCAACAGATGACCTCGGCACCTCGCGCGAGAACCTAGACGCGTCGATGGACCGCAACCGTGATTGAAGTCACGCCGTGATGGATCACATACATGCACTCGCGTTGTGCAGACCGACAGGCGATTCACCGGAATCATCCTCCCACCGCATACCAAGCTTCCCTCGGGAATCTCACTGGCCCGTGTTGTGCGGCGATTTCCACGGTCACACCCCTCCCCTGGTACCGTCCACGTCACAACCATGGAGCACCGATGCCCGGGTCTCGTGAGAGAATCCTCGTGGTGGACGACACCGAGTCATTGCGGAGCGATGTCTGCCGGATCCTGCGAGGAGAGGGTTACGAGGTCGTTTCGGCGAGCGGGGGGGTGGAAGCGCAATGGTGCTTGGAGCGGGGCATGCGGGTAGACCTACTGCTGGCCGACCTGGCGAGCCCAGAGGCCGACGACTATCACCTGGGCATCGCGCTGGGCATGCTGCACCCGCACCGGCCGGTGATCTTCACCTCGGCGCGGAACCGGCACGAGAACATCCAGCGCGGGCTGCTGGATCCGCGCTCGCCCTTCCTGCAGAAGCCGTTTCCACCCTACCTGCTCACCCGGCTGGTCCGGATGGTCCTCGACAGCTGGGAGCCGCCGCAGGAGATGTGACCGGGCCGGTCAGAGGATCTTCTTTCCGAACGCCGACTGCACCAGCTCCACCGCGAACAGCGCCGACGTGTTTCCCTGGTCCAGGATCGGGTTGACCTCGACCATCTCCAGCGAGGTCATGACACCCGAGTCATGGAGCAGCTCCATGATGACGTGGGCCTCGCGGTAGTCGAGTCCGCCCTTGACCGGGGTCCCGACCCCCGGCGCCAGGGTCGGGT includes:
- a CDS encoding 4Fe-4S dicluster domain-containing protein — encoded protein: MSNPAAGVQHDVAAWDQHGDTLADQARQTAGTQITPGRAYGFFTDTTLCIGCKACEVACKQWNQLPADDIHFSGASYDNTRQLSATTWRHVTFIEQFDRERFAGLEAPEVRPGALPEGEQWAQPGQRWIFLSDVCKHCVDAPCLEACPTGSIVRTEFDTVYVQQDVCNGCGYCVPACPFGVVQVDRERDGKAHKCTLCYDRLKDGMEPACAKACPTDSIQFGPVDELLERARERAEQLRERGIPGYLYGSGGPLEEECDTSAISGLNCFFLLIDRPEVYNLPPAPKRPSSSIGGGLLALTAAALALTASTFLAFRDGNR
- the nrfD gene encoding NrfD/PsrC family molybdoenzyme membrane anchor subunit produces the protein MSRLPIAGPIPMAQREGRASPSAHRRGGTLHLEDQGSQPAPPVKGATWEWYIPIYFWLGGISGGAWLMTAAEDLAGGRDRRVIRAARYVALGSLLGGTALLIADLGRPDRFLNMLRVFRRRSTMSLGAWGLTLYGGLAGAAALLQVAEDGWLGNWPMLSRMSRGAPGRVLHALGLPPALFVGGYTGVLLGATNTPSWARRARLLGPLFLSSAVSSGAAAVSAAVELAGGVRRRTRRRLARAERAALASELALTIVSEREAHRLVSAHHEPGVLRPARGLMLAAGMAAPLALAMTEHRGKTRRRKAGLASAALALAGSLGLRYLTTYEGYRSARTPDDTWRHTARLPPRDHE
- a CDS encoding BON domain-containing protein; the protein is MNRDDYTYGSRGQGGSFRKPGEREEQWQGGGQAYGDYQGGYGQGSYGPPGYGYQGGQHWSPGQTGFQGFQGGGYGQGGYGQGQYGQGGYGSQGREFGRSYEGQSGIGGTYSGQQGSYQRGSHVGRGPKGYKRSDERIREDVNEELTRSPDVDASDVEVRVENSEVTLTGMVEDRHAKRLAEDLAERVSGVIDVHNQLRVRQGIGQKISDLISGESSEEQRGSKSEREAGESRTRAGRSTT
- a CDS encoding response regulator — encoded protein: MPGSRERILVVDDTESLRSDVCRILRGEGYEVVSASGGVEAQWCLERGMRVDLLLADLASPEADDYHLGIALGMLHPHRPVIFTSARNRHENIQRGLLDPRSPFLQKPFPPYLLTRLVRMVLDSWEPPQEM